GCTTCCGAGGTCACCTCCAGGCCGGCCGGCTCGGCCCGTGCCGCGTGGCCGTCCGAGGTCCATCGGACCTGTTCTGAGGGACTTTGGTCCCTGCCTCGGACGGGGCGGATCACGAGAATCTTGGCTTCATGTCTGCTGATGTCCCCGTGACCGAGCTAGGCGCGCCGCCGTTCGCGACGCGCGCCGGGGTGCGCAGGGCGGTGGGCGCCGCCGTGGCCGCGCCGTCCGTGCACAACACCCAGCCCTGGCGGTTCCGCCGCGTCGACGACGCCACCATGGAGCTGTACGCGGACCTCGACCGGTTGCTGATCGTCACGGACCCGATGGGGCGCGGGCTCGGCATCAGCTGCGGGGCCGCACTGTTCAACCTCAGGCTGGCGCTCCGGATGACCGGCCACGACGCCCGCGTGACGCCCCTGCCCGACCCCGCCGAACGCCCCGACCTGCTGGCCACCGTGCGGGCCGTGCCCGGCGAGCCGCCACGGGCCGACGAGCGCCTGCTGTACGAGATGATCCCGCACCGGCGCACGAACCGGTTCCCGTTCGACGGGCAGCCGCCCCCGAGGGAGGTCTTCGTCGAGCTGGTGCACGCCGCCCACACGGAACACGCGACGCTGGTGCCGGTCACGGGCAGGGCCGCGCGGCGGGTGCTCGACCTGGTGGGCGCGGCGGAGAACACGCTGGCCGCCGACGAGTCGTACCAGGCCGAGCTGGCAAGCTGGACCGGCACAGGCGCCTGCTCCGACGGGGTGCCCGAGCACGCCTTCGGCCCCCGCCCCGCACGCGGTGAGCTGCCCATGCGGGACTTCGCCCCCGGCGCGGCGCGGCCGGGCGCGGCCTTCGAGCCGCGACCGAGGCTGGCGGCCCTGTTCACCCGGCAGGACGGGCCGCGGGACTGGCTGCGGGCCGGGCAGGCGCTGCAACGCGTGCTGCTCACCGCCACCGCGCACGGCGTGGCGGCGTCGCTGTTCAGCCAGCCTCTCGACCTGCGTGCGCCGCAGCACCGCGGTGACCGGGTGGGGCCGTTCGGGCATGTGCAGATGCTGGCCAGGTTCGGCTACGGGCCGCCGGTCGGGCAGGTGCCGCGACGGCCCGTGTCCGAGGTCGTGGAGCTGCGGGAGGGCCGGCGTGGCTGAGTCGGCGGACGCCCGCCCCGTGCTGATCCAGGGGGGCATGGGGGTGGGCGTGTCCGGGTGGCGGCTGGCGCGGGCCGTCGCCGTGACCGGGCAGCTCGGCGTGGTGTCGGGCACGGCGCTGGACGTCACGCTGGCCAGGCGGCTGCAGCTCGGCGACCCCGGCGGCCACCTGCGCAGGGCGCTGGCGAGCTTTCCGGTGCCCGAGGTCGCCGAGCGGGTGCTCGCGCGTTACTTCGTGCCCGGTGGCACGGCCGAGGGGGTGCCGTACCGGCCGGTGCCCAGGCTCGGGCTGCGCGGCAGCCGCGCCGGGGACGAGCTGACCGTGGTCGCCAACTTCGCCGAGGTGTTCCTGGCCAAGGAGGGGCACCGCGGCCTGGTCGGCGTCAACTACCTGGAGAAGATCCAGCTCGCCACCCCTGCCGCCGTCTACGGCGCGGTGCTCGCCGGGGTGGACTACGTGCTGATGGGGGCGGGCATCCCGGTGGAGATCCCGCGCCTGCTCGACGACCTGGCCGAGCACCGCCACGGCCGCATCTCGGCCGCCGTGGCGGACGGCGGCACGGGTGAGCACGCTGAACACACCGTGGGGATCGACCCGGTGGCCCTGTTCGGCCGCCGCCTCCCGCCGCTCCCCCGCCCCCGGTTCCTGGCGATCGTCTCCTCGCACGTGCTGGCCGCGTACCTGGCCCGCGCACCCCGCACGCGCCCGGACGGCTTCGTGATCGAGACCCCCGTCGCGGGCGGCCACAGCGCGCCACCGCGCGGCCGTGTGGTGCTCGACGAGGCGGGCGAGCCGGTGTACGGGCCACGTGACGACGCCGACCTGGCCAAAGTGGCCGCGACCGGCCTGCCGTTCTGGCTGGCCGGCGGCTACGGCACGCCCGGCGGGCTGGAGCGGGCGCTGGCGGCGGGCGCCGAGGGGATCCAGGTGGGGTCGGCGTTCGCGCTGTGCCGCGAGTCCGGGCTGGACTCGGTGCTGCGCCGCCGCCTGCGCAGGAGGGCCGGGCTGGTGCGCAACGACCCGCTCGCCTCGCCGACCGGGTTCCCGTTCAAGGTCGCCGCCGTTCCGGGGACGCTGTCGGAGCAGGACGTGTACGAGGCCAGGCCCCGCCTGTGCGACCTGGGTTACCTGCGGACCCCGTACGAGAAGGCGGACGGCTCGATCGGTTACCGCTGCGCGGCCGAGCCGGTGGACGTCTACGTGCGCAAGGGCCGCCCGGCGGAGGAGACGGCCGGACGGCGCTGCCTGTGCAACGGCCTGCTGGCGGCGATCGGGCTGGGCCAGCACCGCCCCGGCGGGTACGCCGAGCCGCCGCTGCTGACGCTGGGCCAGGACACCGGTTTCCTCGACGGCCTGCCCGACGACCACTCGGCCGCCGACGTCGTGGCCCACATCCTGCTGGGCGCGCACCTGTAGCACCCGGCCTCTGCCATGATCGCCACATGAAACGCATGAGCGTCGTGCTGGTCTTTGCCGGGTTGCTGAGCCTCGCGATCCAGGGCGGCGCCGTTCACGCGGCGCCCGTGCCCGGCGCCCTCGACTCCGTCGTCGCGGCCGTCAAGAAGCAGTTCGCCGAGAAGAGCAGCGTGCGCTTCTCCGTCGCCCGTCGCGGCGGGCCGGAACCCGCCGTGCCGACCCGCATCTCCGGCGCCTACCGCTTCAACGCCTCCGGCATGTACTCCGCCGACACCACGGAGATCACCGAGGAGGGAACGGCGACGGGCCGGTACCGGGCGATCACCATCGGCCGGGAGTTCTGGTCGCAGGGCTACGTCCGTGCCAGGAACGGCAAGTACCTCTGGAAGTCGCCGTCGAAGGTGGGCGAATGGAGCGCGTGGCAGAACCTGGCCGGGGTCGTCTGGGGAGATGACCTGATCAACGGGATCAACCCGCACTTCCTCGACCTGGCCGCCTCCTACGACACGGCCAGCGCCGACGGCGGGACCGTCGAAGGCGTGGCCACGACCCTCCACAGCGGCACGGTGACGGTCTCCGACCTGGGCGAGCGGCAGGCCGGGATCACCTTCGGGACCGAGGAGGAAGAATACTCGGACAGCGGCCCGATCACCTGGAAGCTCTGGGTGGGCCCGGACCACCTGCCGCGACGTTTCCACGCGGTCATCGCCTTCATCCCGGCGCAGGGCGGCGACGCCAGGACCATGACGATGAACATCGTCTACCGGAGCTGGGGCAGCCCCGTCACCATCACGCCCCCGCCCGAGCACCGCATCTCCGACGACTGGTGACCGCTCAGCCGGCCGTGGCGGCGGCGCGGCGGACGGCCGCCGCGCGTACCGCGGTGAGCGTCAGGACGAGGGTGATCGCGGCCGTGACCGCCAGCAACCCCAGCTCGGTGACCGAGCTGGGGTTGTCGGCCGGCGCGACCTGGGCGACCAGGGCCCACCAGCAACGCCTGCTGAGCCGCCGAGAGCCCGAGCACCTCCTTCAGCCGGGGGCCGAGCGGGCTGAGCAGCGCCCAGGCCCGGAAGTTCACCGCGAAGCCCAGCGTCGCCAGGCCGAGCATCAGCGGTGGCCGGTGGGTGAGGTGTTCGTCATGTGCCCCTCACAGGGGTCACGAGAGGTGGTGGGGTGGCTCCGCGCGGGATGCCGGTGCCGCCGAGCCGTAGCCTGGTGTGGAAGTCCTCGACGGCGGCGAGCACGCCGGTGAGGATGCGGGGCGAGTCGCGGGCGGCCAGGGTGCGGTGGTAGGCGCACGCGGTGCGGACGGCCGCCGTCATGTCGGCCAGCGGCTCCTCCGCCAGCCGCCCGTCCGCCACGGCGGCCGCGATCCAGGCCAGGTACGCGCGCACGCGCCGCAGGTAGACGGCCCTGCTGGAGGGGGCCAGACGGGAGTGCGCCAGCGCGCCGGCGTAGGCGTGCAACAGCCCGTCGTACGGGGCGGGCAGCTCACCGGCGGCGGCGAGTGGGAGTGGGCGCATCGGTCCTCACCCGGTGGTGGCGAGCAGGGCACCGGCGGCCCCCAGCAGGACCACCGCCGCGCTCCGCACCGCGCTCATCGCCCGGCCCCCGACCGCCCGGCGCGGGAGGCCCCGGCCCCCGGACGCCCGAGCCGGGAGGCCCCTGCCCCCGGACGCCCGAGCCGGGAGGCCCCTGCCCCCGGACGCCCGGCGCCCGCGGGCACGGCCCGCCGCCGGTAGACGACGTACGGCCGCCACAGGTAGGCGACCGGCGCCGACCAGACGTGCACCAGCCGGGTGAACGGCCAGATGGCGGCCAGCAGCCAGGCGGACAGCGCGTGCAGCTGGAAGATCAGCGGCACGTCCGCCATCAGCGCGGGATCCGGCCGGAAGGTGAGCACCCCGCGGAACCACACGGCGATGGTGGCGCGGTAGTCGTAGCCGCCGCCGAGCAGGTTCTTGCCGATGGTCGCGGACAGGCCGAGGAGGATGACCACGCCGAGCACGGCGAACAGCACCTTGTCGGCGGTCGTGGTGGTGGTCCGGACGCGGGGGCTGGTGAGGCGGCGGGCCAGCAGCAGGCCGAGCCCGGCGACGACCATCAGCCCGGCCACGGTGCCGGCGCTCACCGACACGAGATGGTAGAGGTGCTCGTCCACGCCGACCGCCGCGGTCCAGCTCTTCGGCACGAGCAGGCCGAGCACGTGCCCGGCGATGGCGGCGAACGCACCGAGGTGGAACAGCGGCGACCCGAGCCGCAGCAGCCGGCTCTCCAGCACCTGGGTGGTGCGGGTGGTCCAGCCGAACTGGTTCACGCGCCAGCGCCAGACGTGTCCCACCACGAAGATCGTCAGAGTGATGTACGGGATCACGACCCAGAGCGCGACGCTCACGGCCGTACCTCCATTTCGTCGAGCGGCGGACCGTACGGCGCCAGGCCGACCTCCTCGGCGGGCGGCCCGGCCAGGGCCAGGTCGGCGACGGCGGCGCGGTCGGCCGCGGACAGCTCGGGCAGCTCGGCGTGCAGCGCGTCGAGCACCAGCGCGTACGGCGACCCGGCGGAGCGCAGGGCGGAGCGGATGAGCTCCAGCCCCCTGCGGTGCTGGCGCAGCGGCGCCTCGCCGGTGACGGGCCCCGCCAGGGCGGCGAACTCGCAGACCACCGGCAGGAAGTCGGGCAGCTCGCCCTCGGGCGGGACGAGCCCGGCCACCCGGTAGCGCTGCTTGAGCGTGAGCAGGGCCATGCCCCGGCGGCGGGTGTCGCCGTGCAGGTAGTAGGTGAGGTAGAGGCTGGACTTGCGGCGCAGGTCGAACGTCTCGACGTAGGAGCGGGCCAGCGGCATCGGCTCGCACTCGCGGTACCAGGCGGTGAACGCGACCAGCGCGTCCCGGCCCGGCGAGGCGGGCAGCGCGTCGGCGGCGCGGCACAGCTCGTCCCGGGCGGCCAGCAGGCCGTCGTCGGGGTACTGCAGGAGCAGCGACACCAGCCGCATGAACGCCGCTCTGCCCGCGCCGCGCCCGTCCGCCCGCTCTCCCGCACGTGCGTCGGCGGCGGGTGGCCGGGCGGCCGACACGACAGCCGGACGGCGGCGATCGGCGCGCCGGAGGCGGAGCTTCACGCCGCACCTCCGTCACGACCGGCGAAGAGCCTGAGCCCGAGACGCCCGTCGGCACGCCTCCCGGTCAGCCCGACCGGCGGGAAGCCCCCCATGCCGGGCCCGCCCTCTCCGTCGAGGCTGCACCCGTCCACCTGCCCGGCCAGCGCGGCGGCGTCCTCGCGGTGGGCGGCGGGCACGACGTACCGCTCCTCGTACTTGGCGATGGCCAGCAGCCGGTACATCTCCTCCACGTCGGCCGCCGTCATCCCCACGGCCTCCAGCAGCTCGCCCGGCCGGCTGCCGTCGAGGCTCCTGGCCCGCATGTACGCGCGCATGGCCGACAGCTTCATCAGCACCCCGGCCACCACCTCGGTGTCCCCCGCCGAGAACAGGCTCGCCAGGTAGTCGAGAGGGATGCGCAGGTCGGTGATGGCGTGGAAGACGTTGTCGGGGTCGTCGGCGTCCGCGCCGACGCCGGTGACGGCGTCCAGCACGGGCGACAGCGGCGGGATGTACCAGACCATGGGCAGCGTCCGGTACTCGGGATGCAGCGGCAGCGCCACCCGGTACTTCATGGCCAGCCGGTAGACGGGCGAGCGGCGGGCGGCGGCGATCCAGTCCTCGCTGATGCCGGCGGCGCGGGCGGCGGCGATCACGGCCGGGTCGTCGGGGTCGAGGAAGACCTGGCGCTGCGCCTCCAGCAGGTCGCGCGGGTCCTCGACGCGGGCCGCGCCGAGCACGGCGTCGGCGTCGTACAGGATGAGCCCGAGGTAGCGCAGGCGGCCGACGCAGGTCTCGGCGCACACGGTCGGCTGCCCTGCCTCGATGCGCGGGAAGCAGAATGTGCACTTCTCGGCCTTGCCGGTGCGGTGGTTGACGTACACCTTCTTGTACGGGCACGACGACACGCACATGCGCCAGCCCCGGCACCGGTCCTGGTCCACCAGGACGATGCCGTCCTCCTCCCGCTTGTACATCGCCCCGGACGGGCAGGCGGCCACGCAGGCGGGGTTGAGGCAGTGCTCGCAGATGCGCGGCAGGTGGAACATGAAGGTCTTGTCGAACTCCAGCTTCACCTTCTCGGCCATCGCGGCCAGGTTCGGGTCGGCGGGGGCGTGCTCGGGGGCGCCGCCCAGGTCGTCCTCCCAGTTCGCGCCCCAGGTGATGGCCAGGTCCTCGCCGGTGATGGCCGACTTGGGGCGGATCACCGGCGTGTGCGGGCCGGCGGGGGCGTTGAGCAGGGTGTCGTAGTCGTAGGTGGCCGGCTCGTAGTAGTCGTCCAGGCCGGGCAGGTCGGGGTTGGAGAACAGGTTGACCAGCCGCTTGATCCGGCCGCCCGCGCGGAGCTTGAGCCGGCCGCGCCGGTCGAGCTGCCAGCCGCCGTGCCAGCGCTCCTGGTCCTCGTAGCGCTTGGGGTAGCCGACGCCGGGCTTGGTCTCGACGTTGTTGAACCAGACGTACTCCACGCCGTCCCGGTTGGTCCAGGTCTGCTTGCAGGTGACGGAGCAGGTGTGGCAGCCGATGCACTTGTCCAGGTTCATCACCATGGCGACCTGTGCCATGACGCGCATCAGTAAGTCACCTCCTGGCCGCGGCGGCGGATCACGGTGACCTCGTCCCGCTGGTTGCCGGTCGGCCCGTAGTAGTTGAAGGCGTAGGTGAGCTGCGCGTACCCGCCGATGAGGTGGCTGGGTTTGAGCAGCAGGCGGGTCAGGGAGTTGTGCACGCCGCCGCGCCGGCCCGACCGCTCGGTGAGCGGGACGTTCACGTTGCGGTCCTTGGCGTGGTACATGAACACGGTCCCGGCCGGCATGCGGTGGGAGACGACGGCCCTGGCGACGACGACGCCGTTGCGGTTGTACGCCTCGATCCAGTCGTTGTCGGCGACCCCGATGCGGGTGGCGTCCTCGACGCTCATCCAGATCGTCGGCCCGCCGCGCGACAGCGCCAGCATGTACGCGTTGTCCTGGTACTCGGAGTGGATGGACCACTTGGAGTGCGGGGTCAGGTAGCGGACCGTCACCTCGGCGGCGCCCCCCTCGCCCTGCTCGCCGTAGTGGCGCGGCAGGTTGAGTGGCGGCCGGTAGGCGGGCAGCTGCTCCCCCAGCTCGATGATCCAGTCGTGGTCGAGGAAGAAGTGCTGGCGTCCGGTCAGCGTGTGCCACGGCTTGTCGCGCTCGACGTTGATCACGAACGCGGAGTAGCGGCGCCCGCCGGTCTCGGAGCCCGACCACTCGGGCGAGGTGATCACCGGCTGCGGCCTGGACTGCGTGTCGGCGAACGTGATGCGCTTGCCCTCGTGCTCGGCGGCCAGATCCGCCAGCCGGGTCCCGGTGCGCCGTTCCAGCGTCTCGAAGCCCTGCGTGGACAGCCGGCCGTTGGTCGTGCCGGACAGCGCGAGGATGGCCTCGCACATGCGGTCGGCCGTCTCCAGCGAGATCCGGCCCTCGGGGGTGGCGCCGTTCTTGTCGCGCAGGTGCACCAGCTCGGGCCCGACCTGGTAGGTGATGCCCTTGGTGGTCAGCCCGAGCTTGCCGAACAGCGGCCCGATGCCGCGCATGCGCTCGGCGACCGCCGGGTAGTCGCGCTCGACCGTGACGAGCTTCGGCATCGTCCTGCCGGGGATCGGCTCGCACTCGCCGTGCTTCCAGTCGAGCACCCGCCCGCCGGGCTGGGCCAGCTCGTCGGGCGTGTCGTGGGTGAGCGGCACCGCCAGCACGTCCGTACGCCTGCCGAGGTGGGTGGCGGCCAGCTTCGAGAAGGCGTCGGCGAGGCCGAGGAAGACGTCGTAGTCGGCGCGGGTCTGCCAGGGTGGCGCGATGGCCGGGTTGAAGGCGTGCACGAACGGGTGCATGTCGGTGCTGGACAGGTCGTGCTTCTCGTACCAGGTGGCGGCGGGCAGCACGACGTCGGCGAACAGCGCCGTGGACGTCATCCGGAAGTCGATCGTGGTCAGCAGGTCGAGCTTGCCCTCGGCGGCCTGGTCGCGCCAGGTCACCTCGACCGGGTGGGTGCCCTCCTCGTTGCGGGTCTCGGCGTCGGCGCCGAGCAGGTGGCGCAGGAAGTACTCGTTGCCCTTGCCGGAGGAGCCGAGCAGGTTGGCCCGCCAGACGGTGAGCACGCGCGGGAAGTTGGCCGGGTCGCCGGGGTCCTCGGCGGCGAAGCGCAGGCGGCCCGAGGTCAGCTCGTTCACCACGTGCTCGGCGACGGGGACGCCCTTCGCCCGGGCCTCCTCGGCGAGGTCGAGCGGGTTGCGGTCGAACGTCGGGTGCGACGGCAGCCAGCCCAGCCGGGCGGCCTGGGCGTTGCAGTCGGCGAACGACCGGCCCTCGAACAGGCCCTCGCCCAGCGGGCTGGCCAGCTCGTCCGCGCCGATCCGCTCGTAGCGCCACTGGTCGGTGGCCAGGTACCAGAACGCGGTGCCGGCCATGTGCCGGGTCGGCCGCTGCCAGTCGAAGGCGAAGGCCAGGTGCTGGAAGCCGGTGATCGGCCGGACCTTCTCCTGGCCGACGTAGTGCCCCCAGCCGCCGCCGTTGACGCCCTGGCAGCCGGTCAGCGTGGTCAGCGCCAGGAACGCGCGGTAGATCTGGTCGGAGTGGAACCAGTGGTTGGTGCCGGCGCCCATCGCGATCATCGAGCGGCCCTCGGTGACCTCGGCGTTGCGGGCGAACTCGCGGCCGATCCTGGCGATCGTGGCGACCGGCACCGAGGTGATCTCCTCGGCCCAGGCCGGCGTGTACGGCTGCGCGGCGTCGTCGTAGCCGGTGGGCCACTGCCCGGGCAGCCCGTCGCGCGCCACCCCGTACTGGGCCAGGAGCAGGTCGAACACGGTCGTGACGAGCTTGCCGGCCACCTCGGTGACGGGCACGCCGCGCCGCATGACGGAGCCGCCCTCGCTCTGGCCCTCGTCGAACCGCGGCAGGTCCACCTCGACCGCGCGCCCGCCGAGCGGCGAGTGAGCGGACGCCACGCCGTCCAGGCCGAGTGGCGAGTGAGCGGGCGCCACGCCGTCCAGACCGAGCGGCGAGTGAGCGGACGCCGCCCCGTCCAGGCCGAGCAGCGTCAGCGCGGGCTCGGCGCCGTCCAGGTCGAGGTTCCAGCGGCCCTCGCCCTCCTGGCCCCAGCGGAAGCCCAGCGAGCCGTTCGGCACCACGGGCGCGCCACTGGCCGCGTCCAGGAAGACGGTCTTGAACTGCGCGTTCTCGCTCTCCTCGCCGAGGTCGGCGGCGGTCACGAAGCGGCGCGGGACGTAGGCGTCGCCGCGCGGCTCCAGCGTGACCAGGAACGGCAGGTCCGTATATTTCCGTACGTAGTCGGTGAAGTAGGGGACCTGGCGGTCGCGGAAGAACTCCGACAGCACCACGTGCCCCATCGCCATGGCCAGCGCGCCGTCGGTGCCCGGATGCGGGGACAGCCAGTCGTCGGCGAACTTGACGTTGTCGGCGTAGTCGGGGCTGACCGCGACGACCTTGGTGCCCTGGTAGCGGGCCTCGGTCATGAAGTGGGCGTCCGGCGTCCTGGTGACCGGGATGTTGGAGCCCCACATGATCAGGTAGCGGGAGTTCCACCAGTCGGCGGCCTCGGGCACGTCCGTCTGGTCGCCCCAGACCTGCGGCGAGGCGATCGGCAGGTCGGCGTACCAGTCGTAGAAGGACAGCAGCGTGCCGCCGATCATCGACAGGAAGCGGGTGCCGGCCGCGAACGAGGCCATCGACATGGCCGGGATGGGGGAGAAGCCGACGACCCGGTCGGGCCCGTACCGCTTGATGGTGTGCACGTGGGCGGCGGCCATCAGCTCCAGGACCTCCTCCCAGCTCGACCGCACGAACCCGCCCTTGCCGCGCGCCCGCTTGTAGGCCCGCGCACGCTCCGGGTCGCCGGTCAGCTCCGCCCAGGCCAGCACGGGGTCGCCCAGCCGGTCGCGCGCCTCCCGCCACATCTCCAGCAGCACCCCGCGCACGTACGGGTAACGCACGCGCGACGGCGAGTAGGTGTACCAGGAGAACGAGGCGCCACGGGGGCAGCCGCGCGGCTCGTACTCGGGCGATCCCGGCCCCACCGACGGGTAGTCGGTGGCCTGGTGCTCCCAGGTGATCAGGCCGTCCTTGACGAAGACCTGCCACGAGCACGAGCCCGTGCAGTTCACCCCGTGGGTCGAGCGCACGACCTTGTCGTGCGCCCACCGGTCCCGGTAGAAGCGGTCCCACGCTCCCGGGTCGATCTGGTGCAGGGTACGGCCGTCGGCGGACACCTCCGCCCTGGTGAAGAACTTCCTGGCGGCAAGCAACGGCCCCATCCCGGGCACCGCGTCGATATCACTCACGTGCTCAGCCTCGTGGCTGCCGTCCGGCCCGAGGCAGGGACCAAAGTCCCCAGTGAGGGGTCCGATGGACCCCTCAGGGAGGGCTTACCAGGTGACCCAGAGGTCCTGCAGGCCGCCTGACATCATGCCGGTGCGCAGGCGCAGGTCTCCGGGGTGGTCGCGGAGCCGCAGGCCGGGCAGGCGGCTGGTCAGCGTGCCGAGCACCACCTGAAGCTCCAGCCGGGCCAGCGGCTGCCCGAGGCAGTAGTGCGGGCCGGCGCCGAACGTCAGGTGCTGGGCGCCGTTCTCGCGGCGCGGGTCGAACCGGTCGGGGTCGGCGAACTTGGCCCGGTCGCGGTTGGCGGCCGCGAGGTGCGGGATCACCGTGCTGCCCGCGGGCACCGTGGCGGTGCTCAGCTCGACGTCCTCGGTGCTGAACCTGGGCAACCCGCCGAGCACCGACAGCGTGCTGTCCAGGCGCAGCACCTCCTCGACGGTGCCGGGGATCAGCTCGGGGTCGTCCACGACGTCCTCGTAGCGGCTCCTGTCGGCCAGCAGCATGGCCGTCATGATGGCGATCATGTTCGAGGTCGTCTCGTGGCCCGCCAGCAGCAGCGCGCGCACGGTGGCGACGAGCTCCTGCGCGCTGAGGCGGTCGTCCTCGGTGTCGGTGATCCGGGTCAGCTCGCTGAGCAGGTCGTCGCCGGGGTGGGCGCGGTTGCGCTCGATCAGGTCGGAGACGTAGCCGTTGAACTCGCGATAGGCCTGGTCGACCTCGTCCTGGGTGTAGCGGGTCAGCGTCAGCATGACGCGCGACCAGTGCGCGAACCTGTCCTGATCCTCGACCGGCGCGCCGACCAGCGCGCAGATGACGCGTACGGGCAGCTGCATGGCCAGCCCGGCCGACAGGTCGCCCGGGGAGCCCTTGGCGAGCATGGCGTCGAGCAGGTCGTCGGTCATCGCCTGGATCCGGGGCCGCCACAGCTCCATCCTGCGCAGCGTGAACCAGCCGCTGAGCAGCCGCCGCCAGCGCAGGTGCCCCTGGCCGTCGCGGATGCGGGCGACGCCGGCCCGGCGGCGGTTGAAGAGCCCGCCGTCCTCGGTGGTGGCCAGCCTGGCGGCGCCGTCCCTGGCGAGGTCGCGGCTGAAGCGCGGATCGGCCATCACCATTCGGGCGTCGTCGTACCTCGTGACCACGGTGGCCACGTCGCCGCTCGGCAATCGTACGGAGGCCACCGGGCAGCTCTCGCGCAGCTGCGCGAGCTGGGGCGGCGGTTCCAGAGCGGTGGGGCGGTCGAACGGGAAATCAGGGATCGCGTCAGCCATCGCCTTTGTCCTCCGACTGGGGAGTCCGACCCCTACGAATATAAGAAGATCATCAATTGCTGACAATCGCCTTCATTCGACGGGGACGGATTCGGCGCCGCCACCACTCGGAACCTCTAGTGAGCGGCTTCGTACTGCTCCACGACGGTGGAGGCGATACGGCCCCGCTCGCTCACCGGCAACCCCTGGGCCTTGGCCCAGCGCCGGATCTCCGTGGCCTTCTCACGGCTCACGGCACGCGAGGACAGCGCGCCGGGGCGGCGGCCGCGCAGCACGCGGTCGGCGCGGACCGCACGGGCCTTGGTGATATAGGGGGCCAGAGCCTTCTCCAGCTTCTCCCTGTTCGAGCCCGACAGATCGATCTCGTAGTTCACTCCGTCGAGCGCGAACCGTGTCGTGCCCTCGGCCTCACTGCCGTCGATGTCATCGATAAAGGACTCAACAATACGCTTCGCCATAAGGGTGCTCCAATTAACGTCACGGGCTGCAGGTACTGTAGCCCGCTTCAGCACATCGTGCATCACCGA
The nucleotide sequence above comes from Nonomuraea gerenzanensis. Encoded proteins:
- a CDS encoding nitrate reductase subunit alpha translates to MGPLLAARKFFTRAEVSADGRTLHQIDPGAWDRFYRDRWAHDKVVRSTHGVNCTGSCSWQVFVKDGLITWEHQATDYPSVGPGSPEYEPRGCPRGASFSWYTYSPSRVRYPYVRGVLLEMWREARDRLGDPVLAWAELTGDPERARAYKRARGKGGFVRSSWEEVLELMAAAHVHTIKRYGPDRVVGFSPIPAMSMASFAAGTRFLSMIGGTLLSFYDWYADLPIASPQVWGDQTDVPEAADWWNSRYLIMWGSNIPVTRTPDAHFMTEARYQGTKVVAVSPDYADNVKFADDWLSPHPGTDGALAMAMGHVVLSEFFRDRQVPYFTDYVRKYTDLPFLVTLEPRGDAYVPRRFVTAADLGEESENAQFKTVFLDAASGAPVVPNGSLGFRWGQEGEGRWNLDLDGAEPALTLLGLDGAASAHSPLGLDGVAPAHSPLGLDGVASAHSPLGGRAVEVDLPRFDEGQSEGGSVMRRGVPVTEVAGKLVTTVFDLLLAQYGVARDGLPGQWPTGYDDAAQPYTPAWAEEITSVPVATIARIGREFARNAEVTEGRSMIAMGAGTNHWFHSDQIYRAFLALTTLTGCQGVNGGGWGHYVGQEKVRPITGFQHLAFAFDWQRPTRHMAGTAFWYLATDQWRYERIGADELASPLGEGLFEGRSFADCNAQAARLGWLPSHPTFDRNPLDLAEEARAKGVPVAEHVVNELTSGRLRFAAEDPGDPANFPRVLTVWRANLLGSSGKGNEYFLRHLLGADAETRNEEGTHPVEVTWRDQAAEGKLDLLTTIDFRMTSTALFADVVLPAATWYEKHDLSSTDMHPFVHAFNPAIAPPWQTRADYDVFLGLADAFSKLAATHLGRRTDVLAVPLTHDTPDELAQPGGRVLDWKHGECEPIPGRTMPKLVTVERDYPAVAERMRGIGPLFGKLGLTTKGITYQVGPELVHLRDKNGATPEGRISLETADRMCEAILALSGTTNGRLSTQGFETLERRTGTRLADLAAEHEGKRITFADTQSRPQPVITSPEWSGSETGGRRYSAFVINVERDKPWHTLTGRQHFFLDHDWIIELGEQLPAYRPPLNLPRHYGEQGEGGAAEVTVRYLTPHSKWSIHSEYQDNAYMLALSRGGPTIWMSVEDATRIGVADNDWIEAYNRNGVVVARAVVSHRMPAGTVFMYHAKDRNVNVPLTERSGRRGGVHNSLTRLLLKPSHLIGGYAQLTYAFNYYGPTGNQRDEVTVIRRRGQEVTY
- a CDS encoding cytochrome P450, which gives rise to MADAIPDFPFDRPTALEPPPQLAQLRESCPVASVRLPSGDVATVVTRYDDARMVMADPRFSRDLARDGAARLATTEDGGLFNRRRAGVARIRDGQGHLRWRRLLSGWFTLRRMELWRPRIQAMTDDLLDAMLAKGSPGDLSAGLAMQLPVRVICALVGAPVEDQDRFAHWSRVMLTLTRYTQDEVDQAYREFNGYVSDLIERNRAHPGDDLLSELTRITDTEDDRLSAQELVATVRALLLAGHETTSNMIAIMTAMLLADRSRYEDVVDDPELIPGTVEEVLRLDSTLSVLGGLPRFSTEDVELSTATVPAGSTVIPHLAAANRDRAKFADPDRFDPRRENGAQHLTFGAGPHYCLGQPLARLELQVVLGTLTSRLPGLRLRDHPGDLRLRTGMMSGGLQDLWVTW
- a CDS encoding histone-like nucleoid-structuring protein Lsr2; the protein is MAKRIVESFIDDIDGSEAEGTTRFALDGVNYEIDLSGSNREKLEKALAPYITKARAVRADRVLRGRRPGALSSRAVSREKATEIRRWAKAQGLPVSERGRIASTVVEQYEAAH